The following DNA comes from Desulfobaculum xiamenense.
AGACCGCGCCGCGTTTGCGCCATGTGATGCTCCACCATGCCAGCCGCTTGTTGGCCTTGTTGTGGAAGGCGTGGACGATGCACGGTTCGCCGGGAGCTGGCAGGGCCGATTCGACGCACTGCCGCCATTCGTTTCGTTCGGCGGGAAGGTGCTGCCAGTCGATTCCGGCGTCGAGCCCAGTGATTTGTGCGTCGTGCGGGACGAAGAAGGTCAGGCTGTGCCCACGGGCGATGAGTCCGCTGGCAAGGTACATGGCCTGTCGTGTTCCGCCCGAGAGGTTCGAGCTTGAGGTAATGAAGATGAAGCGCACGGATCAGGCCTCCCTGTCGTAGCGGGCCACGCGCTCCATGAATTCGGGCAGGAGGCGTTCGGGCGTAAGGTTGCGCAGGCAGCGGATGTCGCCGAGGCGGCAGGCGTTGTCGTTGCAGGGCTGACAGTCGAGACCCAGTGAGAAGTGCTCGTGTTCCGGCGCGGGGAAGGTCCATGCGCTGCTGGTCGAACCGAGCACGGTGAAGGTCGGCGTGCCCACGGCCACGGCAATGTGGCGCGGTGCCGAGCAGTTGCCGAAATGCATGTTGGCCCGCGCGATGAGCGTCGACATCTCGCGAATGGAGAACAGGCGCTTGGGCACGATGACAGCGGGGGAGTTTGCCGCCTGCTCGACCTTCTGGACTTCTTCCTCTTCGCCTGGCCCGTGGAAGACGAGGAATTTGATTCTCGGGTTGGCCTCGGCGGCCATGGCGGCGAGGCGTCCGTAGTACTCTGCGGGCCAGCAACGCGTTTCGCGGCGGTGGGTCGGGTCCACGGTGACGAGGAAGTCGTGGCGGCCAATGCCCAGTTCGTAGAGGGTGGCGTCCGCCTGCGCCCGTTCCTCGGTGGTGAAGCGCATGCTCGGACGTTCGCCGTTCCATTCGATGCCCAGCGGGCGCAGCACGCTGGCCTTGGCCTTGGCCGCGTACCCGTTGATCATCTTGCACCAGTGCGTGTAGAACGGGCGGTTGTACCACGGGGGAGTGAAGGACAGGCGAATCTGCCGCTCCGAGTAGGGCTTGAAGAATCTCGCCAGCGCCACGACGTTGCGGATGCGCGGAAGCTGCTGAAAATCGACGATGATGTCGAAGCGCTGCTGCACGACGCGTAGGTAGAACCGGAACTGGGTGAAGATGTTGCGGTGGGCGTTGCGGTCGATGAGCCACAGCTTGTCCACGTCCGGATTCTGGGCCAGCACCGCTTCGTTGACCTTCATGGTCAGCACGTGGATCTGTGCGTCTGGGAAGCGCTTGCGCAAAAGCGAAATGGACGGCGTGGTCAGCACCA
Coding sequences within:
- a CDS encoding glycosyltransferase family 9 protein, with amino-acid sequence MNAAPCPTIDIDPASVRRILVCQLRQIGDVVLTTPSISLLRKRFPDAQIHVLTMKVNEAVLAQNPDVDKLWLIDRNAHRNIFTQFRFYLRVVQQRFDIIVDFQQLPRIRNVVALARFFKPYSERQIRLSFTPPWYNRPFYTHWCKMINGYAAKAKASVLRPLGIEWNGERPSMRFTTEERAQADATLYELGIGRHDFLVTVDPTHRRETRCWPAEYYGRLAAMAAEANPRIKFLVFHGPGEEEEVQKVEQAANSPAVIVPKRLFSIREMSTLIARANMHFGNCSAPRHIAVAVGTPTFTVLGSTSSAWTFPAPEHEHFSLGLDCQPCNDNACRLGDIRCLRNLTPERLLPEFMERVARYDREA